The Labrus mixtus chromosome 21, fLabMix1.1, whole genome shotgun sequence nucleotide sequence TTAATTTATGTAatcaaaatatgtgtgtgttaaaaccTCACCTTGATGTGATTCAAcatgaagagaaataaaagccCTTTTTACAGTGAGATTCAACCACAGCGCTGTGAGGAAGCTCCGCCATCGCTCCGCCATCGCTCCACCTTTGTACTTCTACCATGAACCACACAATGCCGTAATTTAGAGTAACCCCACTCACATGGTGAAGTAGTGTTGTGTGCATGACATTTTGAGATGGGGCACATGGTTTGGGGTTTTCTGGTAATAGTCATATCCAAGAGCAAAGTAAGCACTGACCTAAATGTAGGTTCCCACCATAGCATTGCTAAATACACTggacatttccttttttttctcagagaaaTTGAAGCAGTTTTAGGCACAAAGTAACCATACACAATGAATTGTCAACGCTTTATATTTTTTCAGAGCCTTTTCTGTGTGAAAGTacccaaaaaatgtatttttaagactgaattgtcttcctgtttgtacAGCGGATCTCCTTTACTAAACAGACCTTACCCTTTTAGCATTTTTAGTGATTATATTAGCTGATGTTGCTATGGTTATTATCAGAGAAAACCATGTACTCCAGTTGGACAGTCAACGCAAAGAAGACCCTGAAATATGtaatgaaaaacaggaaatggttGCTCACAAAAACACCTTTGAAACATCCATTAGCACTGGGTAACCTCTTAAGTCAATGTGGAAAGTTCAGCTACATTGGTACAGTGGTACTCGGCATTGACGGCCATTACTACTTACTTGGCAGATATTTTGCTGTTTATTATACAATTGACTCTCTCAGGTTTGCATGAAGAGCAAATAAGTGTTGGTTGGGAGCCGAATGTAATAGAACCTCATTAGTAATTTCGACAGGTACAACAATGATATTTGGCTCAAGGGGATCTGAAGCACTCCCGTCGTCTGTGTAATGTGTCGTCTCCTGATCAGTAGGCTGTTGGTTTGCTAGAGTTTCTAAAGCAACCTGATCCATCTCCTCTGCAAGGTCCACATTGCTGCCGTAGAGAACTCCCATCCTTCGTGCTAGCATCCCCACTTTTTCCGGTGGCTCTTCGCCTTCATTACTTCTACCCTTCCTTTTACAGCGGTTCATAAAAGCAGCATGGCGTAAGCAGCGTTTTAGCAGGTGGTTACGGTAAACCCTCTGGATCACCACGGCAGCATTCTGCTCTTCTTTGTGGCGCACCGTTGTGGTAATTGGTGCAAAGGAGTCTGAGGTGGGGTTGTTCAAGACGAACTTAGCCTCAATGCTCTCCCGCATTGCTGCCATCTCCACCGTGTCTCCCAAGACCATCTGTGTGACGGCCAACAAGACATCAAGGCAGTGGATCCTGTCCCCAATCACCAGGGGCAGATCCATTTCAATCAGGCGGAACAGGTTTGGTTTGGCTACTCTTAGCGGCTCCTGCAAGGTATCACAAAAGTCTGAGAGCTGGCTATACTCAATAAACATAGTTCCATCTATGTCAAACTTCTCCCAAGTCTCATTGAACATTTCAAAGTCATCCTcacagagagcatctccactcTCTTCTTGTGCTACATTGAAGTTCTCTAAGATGATGGCGATGTACATGTTGACCACCACTAAGAATGAGACGATGATGTAACCGCAGAAGAATATCATGCTCATGCCTGGGTTGCCACAGTTACCCCTAACGTCCGTGCCAGGGTTCTCAAAGTCCGGATCACAGTCTGGAGGCTCCTTGTTCAGCATTGGAAGCAAGAGTCCATCCCATCCGGCGGATGTTGTGATCTCAAACAAGCAGATAATGCTTCCACCAAATGTctcaaaattaaatatatcaTCGATTCCAGACTCCTTTTTGACATAAGCAAAGTTTGACATGCCaaagatggagaaaatgaacataATGAGGAAGAGAAGTAGACCAATATTGAACAaggcaggaagtgacatcatcagagcgAAGAGAAGCGTCCGAATACCCTTAGCTCCTTTAATAAGACGGAGAATCCTTCCTATCCTCGCCAGTCTGATCACTCTGAACAGAGTCGGGGAAACAAAGTACTTCTCGATTATGTCTGAGAGCATTGTACCTGACATAAACAGAGAGAAACTTCAATCAGagacccttaaaaaaaacatggtaacaCAATAAAGCATTGTAATAAGTATAATTCACATCTGTGCTTCTAGGTATAAAATACCTACCAGCTATGGACAATATGACCACGACAAAATCAAAAACGTTCCATCCATTGGTGAAAAAGTATTGTCGTAGAGCAAAGAGCTTTAGCACACACTCTCCAGTGAACACAACGATGAAAGACACGTTTACTTTAAAGAGGAAATCTTCCTTCTCTGCACTTTGGTTATCCGTCTCCACCATCATGGTCACCATGTTGAGGCAGATTAGCACCATGATGAAGATGTCAAAGAACTGCTGACTGATGAAGTCAAACACCATTCCCTGGATTAGGTTCTGTAGGTCAAAGAGAGATCTGGGGTCATTAGGTCAGTTCACACAAGCAGTGTGCAGAAAAGGTCAGCCCAGGGGTCACTAATGACAGTGTCATACCAAGCATGCCCACCCGATGTCATTACTTTGCCTTAGCAAGttcatcattttcaacatcattGATGTAGTTTCAAAATACACTAAGTTTGAGTCTTTCCCAACCAATATTACACACATTTCTCACATCTATTATGGTAATTTAAATATGCATGCAGTTGTATATGCATGACATACAGTTGGACGGGGAATCGGCTTTTGCGGCTTCTTGGAACCAAGTTTCTTCATGGCATCATAGTACTTCTTTTGTTCCTCAGTCATAAAGAGGTCTTTATCTCCaaagtaaagaaacacacaatacaACAATTATTTTAGGTATTTCAATTTGGTGACAACCTTTGTGTGGTCCAGAATGTATCAATGGTTTGACGTGTTATTAGTGTAGTacttatctttttcttttgttggttGAAATTGTCAATAATGACACCAATGAAGAGGTTGAGTGTGAAGAAAGAGCCAAAGATGATAAAAATCACAAAGTAAATGTACATGTAGAGGTTGATCTCATAAGAAGGTTGCTCCTTTACctaaaaaacccaaaacatatAGAGCATTACGATGTTATAGTGAAAGTTTGACAACTGTCTGTAGAGGCGTCTAAATGGTTAAGTGGTATTTGCAAAGTAAAGCCTGCTGACATTGTTTGCTGGTGCTAtattattcaaatgttaaacCCTCCCCTGCCAACATTGCACACTTGCAGCTGCAAATAAAACGAACAACAGCCAGAGCAAAAATCCTGCTGGCGGATTGGCAACTTTGGTTGACCCATCAACAGTCGCGACCATCGATACTTGGCTGGAAGACGTAGTTAAAGCTGTTTGTAAACAGGCGAAAAGCTGCCTTGTGACTTTCTCTTCATATCACATCAACTATATTCTTTATAATTGTGTAATTTTCACAACAAATACCCAAGTATAATCCAAACTCAAACCCAATATCAGTAAAGTTCAGACAATCTTAAATGACAATATTTCAGTTCTTGGCTGAAACTAATTATTGCTACTGAGATGCTTTTCTCAATAAGCCACCAATATTTAGATAGAACCTTATTGTGGATTTGGGTTCGATTGGGGAATTTATcacaaattgttctcctgttgtCATTTTTCCCAGGCATGCTGCCATAGATGCCTTATTCCCAATACTGCAAGTAGTTTCCTCACCATTGTTCAATATAATTCAGTTAAAGTTACTTaacagacatttatttaaattcaaattgaGAGTATTACTTCAAGTAGCAAAGATTTCTTTGCAGCACTGGATAAAAGGTTACACTGGAATATGATACTAACCAGAAAGGGGCACTTGTTGATCCAAAGGTTGGGTTCACTTTACCCTAACCATCtttcacatatttattcatttaactaAAAGTGCAGAGCAGTGCTTGTGGTGGAAGGGAGGAAGAATATGTACTCTGTATAccctttaaaaaactgtttgaaCACTGTTGTTGACAAAATAGTTAAGTTATTCAAGAGTTATTCTGTAATTGTATTGATGTAATTACTCCATTGTAATAAGTTTTCTTAATAACTGTTAAGATATGATGGGATTTTAAATTCACCAAAAAGCAATGTATTCACAGAATAGATTCAGACTGATGTTGAAGGctattttttctgcttttagcATTACTATACATTACCTCTCTTGAGTCAACAGCAGCATACATGATGTCCATCCAACCTTTGAAGGTTGCCTAAAGTAACAGAGCATTGGTTTAAGGACTTTGTCATTGAACACAAGTTTTATTTCTCCAAGATTTACCAACACTTTCATAATGTAAGCAGCACTCCTCACCACTTGAAGTAGGGACAGGTAGCCTTTTCCCACATTGTCATAATTTACTTTGACATTGACCCAGCGCGCCTCCTGTGTGGTTTCCTTGAGAGCAAGGCAGTCGCTCATGTTGTTGACCACATCCATGGGGAAAAGCTCCTCCGTGGTGGTGTTGATGCAGCGGTAGAACTTCCCGGCAAACAGGTTAACTCCCATGATGCTGAAGATGAGCCAGAATATAAGACAAACCAGCAATACGTTGAAGATGGAGGGAATTGCTCCTACAAGAGCGTTCACCACCACCTGCCCAAAAGAGACAACTTTGTCAGAATTAAGGGAAGTGAACTTTTTAGGAGTTAGCACCAAACATGCTTTGCCATCAAGTTTTATCAGTAATCTTACCTGACTTGGCTCTGTCTCAGCAGCAATGGTGTGTGCATGCATTCAACACACAGGGGAAAGCCAGTCACGTTATTGTGATTACCATTACCAACAGTATAAAAGAAGTGTAGCTAGCAGCGACCAAATTGGGATGCAAGGTCAGTAAAAGCAATTTTATCAGCTAATGCTAGTAAAAGCTTGGTATCCAGGTACATCTGTAATTCATGGAGCTGTGGTATTTATTGAGATGCTAAAGTTGCAAGCAGTCAGTCtatgtacagttttttttatttttgtaaatcttTGTTAGCCAAGCAAATtgctttaccatgtttttttcagCCAATAACATACCCTCATCCCCTCAAATCTTGACAGCGCTCGAAGAGGTCTTAGTGCCCTGAGAGTTCTGAGGGATTTGATTGGTCCTAGGTCAGAGTAGCCCATCCAGTTGGCAAATAAACTAATCAGGGAAATCTGTGGTAGAATCAAAACATTTCCTATTCAAGTGTTACAACAGACTTTGATTGACATAAAACTTGAACAGTCTGTATTAAGAAATCCAAACTTACATCTACAATGAAGAAATCCAACCAACACCAAGCATTGGTGAAATAGGTCTTGAAGCCGTATGCCACCCATTTAAGGAGCATCTCAATGATGAAGATGTAGGTGAAGACTTTGTCAGCAAACTCCAGAATAATTTTAATGGTTCGACGTCTTTCAATGTGTATGTCTTCAAAGGCCTGCCAAAACAAGATTTGAGATGGCTAGATCAGTTTCCCCAACAGTAATACAGTACCTTAACACTATCATAAACAGTCAACATGTCTAAATTTGTTGCACTGATGACAGCACTCACCAGAGCTCCACTGCTGAGAAGGATCATAAAGATAATGAAGGTTTCAAACCAGTCATGCTCCACAATAGTGAAGCAAGTCCTACGAAGGTTCCACCACTTCTTGCCTCGACCTTGGGTGATGTCTACAGTCAGACATGGCCAGCGCCTCACACAGTCTGTGGAAAGGGAGAAATCAAAGATTCAGAGTtaatcaaaaaatgtcagaTTAGGTTTCAACAGAAAAAGCACTGatactgaaaataaatgtttttaataccGTCAGTGAAGCAGGCCTCTGGCTCCACGGGGTCTggctcttcttcctccacttcttctGGTTCAGGCTCAGGTGGCTGATAGTCCACTGTGCTACACACTGAAGAATCCCCATCATTTAAAGCACCCTTGAGCTAGTCAAGAATTACAATTGAAGCTCAGTCACAAAGCCaccatacaaaataaaacatttacccacatttattttttagcaaAAACCAAGTAATGACCTCAGCATAATGTTAAGTGCCATTCTACAGAATTACTTACTTTGACATCTCCCAGCATACTGTTTTTATCTTCTATGTtcttgaaaaacacagaaaagagaatGAAGTTCATAATCTTCTGTCCATATTTACAAAATCATTACTCTTAGCACAGACTCATccgtgcagtttttttttcacataataTGGTTTATGAAGTGTATGCCTTGTTTAAAATTGTGCAAGGTTGTTAAATACATGAGTCAATTATAATGAATATGCAAAAGGCATCTTGtcaaaatgaatgcaaaaaagCTTTACATACATTTAAGTTGAGGAATATTTGCCCCTCCTCCCATTCACTTTTGAATGAAAGAAATCAATTTGTAATTGATTATACCAACTTAAGTTTGCATGATTGATGTTCAGTACTTACTCTATCGTGTTGGCTAAATTTGTCAGATGACTTCACTGAGTCATTAGCATTGTCAgcatcatcttcatcctcatcctcatcctcatcgtCGTCACCAAGGTTTTCAAAGTCTGACTCTCCCAGGGCGATTGGAACATTGAGATTCAGCTCTCTGTCCACAATAACTCCAGAAGGCCGGCCTTCAACCAAACTATTACAAATCCCATCTGCCATTTTGAAATTCTGACCAGTGTCCAAGTGGTTCATTTCAATTTGCTCTGTTTTAGGCTCCTCGTCATTTGCCAGGCCTTCACCAGGCTCATCGGTGACCTTGGGCTCTCTGCCAAGAGTCTGCAGAATTGTTCGAATGATAAACGCTTTGAACCAGTCGATGCCACGTGTGATCCTGCCTAGAGCGATCTGGAGATTGTTCATCTCTCCATCATCGTCCCCTGTTGAGAGGTTGTCTCCACTGAACGAGCTGAGCAACAAGGCCAGGAAGAGGTTCAACACCTGAAAAGAGAAAGTCATGAAGGTAATAAAGATATGCACTAAATCTTCGAAACACAACTTCAACAGTCTCCATTTCGTACCTTGATGAGGaaagacaaaaatgttgttGCAAGTGATTCAAACGATCCTTATTTAGTTTACTTTAGAGTTCCATATGAGTCTTTACTTCGtctgcagattaaataactataCGTTGATACTATACTAACTATACATAGCCACTGATTGCTGAGTCAAAATATTGTCACTGCCAGACTAAACACAAAAGTCTAGGCTGTCTCAAATACACCTCACATGTAAAATTGGTTGTATGATGgcacatcagtaaatataatgTTGTCTGCCTCCTGTTGCAGACACAGTTATCTTTAGTTTCTGAAACCTGTGAGTCGATTTCTCCATTCCTATTCCCCTGATTTAGCGGGAGATCATAGTTACACAAGCCAGGGCCAGGATGAGCCTGTGCAGGAGCTGTGAATCAGTTAAGAGGGCTTAGTGGAAAAGATGAGATGCACAAACCCCAAGCTCCACAGGGAAGGATTAGAAACTGATATGATGACATAAGTGTCTGCGATGCTCAAAATAATGCTCCTAGAATCTCAAAATTATCACTCCTTTCATTTCCCAGttgttaaagcagctgtttgtttatgtgagATGTTTGATCTTTATCTTAAAGGAATAATTGGACATGTTGAAGCCAACAGCAGTTCACCTTCTTGCAGATTGTTGGCATTGACAGTCCAAAAACACTCCCTGTAGGTTAAATTTGAAGATTTAGCCATCAATagtttagcttagtttagctttGTTAGCACAAAGCCTACACAACAGGGGTACCAAAACTTTGCCATGCCAAAGATAGACCCTATAAAGTATTAGCCTTTGGCAAGGACCCCCTATTATTTaaggaatagtttgacattttgaagatTAAAATTACATTGTAACTGAAATTGGAGTGGTTTCTTCTGATGGAGATAGATATTTTAGGGAggcaaaaaaaagatgcataaGTTCataaagaatgaaaataatgttGATGAAATTCAGAACCATTTTTGATCATGATTGGGCTGAAGTGAAGAAATAATAGTCACAAATGACCTGCAAACACTCCAAACATTTAAGTTGTGCCCACTCTGCTTTATAAACTGTGACGCTGATGGTCCAATATGATAACCTCTCCATCAATTGCAGTGCTATCGAATGACTTTTCCTTAACACCCAGTCCCCCTGCCACTTGAGCTCTGCTCGCtcagctgtctgtgtttgttcccTTGGTGGCACTAACTTGCTTGAGCCAGATCTTAGCACACACTCAAGGTCAAAACCACTGTTTGGTAGCTTAAGTCATTTGATTTAAATAGAAACATCATCCTGTGAAGTGTGTAAGTATATTATTTGCATTCATTGCAGAGCAAATAGTGTGCATTGTGTGGTAAGAGTTGAGGGTTTTGGAGTAATGCAAGACTCGAAGACGGCCATGATATTTTGGCAACGCAATGCCATCACAATATTTTTGTTAGCTTGTCAGTGAGCCATTTCCGTTCCATATCTATAAATAATTTAACAGGAAATGGTTTTGGCTTCAGTCATTGAATAAGTGGCTGAAATTATGCCAAATAGCAATCATCTGTATCAATCTGTACATCTAAGAGGCCAATGGAAAATGCCAGGGACAGTATTTCCATTCCGCAGACACTCAGAATTCTTCCCTGAGCGTAACAGTCAGCTGCCTCTTTATCCCCAAAGACCCGAAAGTTAAGTGCAACTGAATCAATTAAACCTTGGATCAACTGTACTTATAATAACTCAAATTTGTTGTAATGCCCCCTGGTGGATACGATTTTCTCCCCAGCTGTGTCTCTGTCCTTGGCATCTATAAGCTGAGGGGTTAACAATAGCCTGCTGGGATATGCAGCCACAAATCTCATGGCATTATAGTCAGCTCACAGTTTGATTTAGAAAGATTTTCAAAAACGACTTGACAGATTTACAGCCTCGCAGTTATGACAGTTATACAGAGTTTAGATATTGAATGTGTAGTAGAGTGGCAGCATCTCAACATTTGTGGATAGCAGCAACTTTAAAGtgacaaaacagcaaaaagacATGAATCATCCTATCTACCAACCTTGATCATTATATGTAACAATTGTATTTAAGTGAAACTGAGCTGTGTAACAACAGTCATCGCTTCTACTGTACTCATGTATCAGATTTAGTTTTCAGACCAGTAGTTGCACTGGAAGAAAACCTTCATTATTTTCAGAGACCGTCTTTGCACAGTGTGTTATCGATGCAAAGGGCTGTGTTCTTCTCAACACAGTACAACATTTGGATGTCTTCAAACACTGAAGAGCTAGAGTGAGGCAAGAGTCACCAAGGACAGGTCATCAGTCAATCAATTGGCTCAATAACATCGAGCCAACTTACATAACTTGCATTTCTTTGGATTGCTGGAGAAAGGTGGAAACCAGGACCATTCTGCTGTCACACCATGATACTTCCCGATGGAATACAGAATGATTGTTTATCTCCACTACGCGGTACCTAAAGCTAAGGGCTCTCTACAGAGGAACCCCTTATACAATTTGTATTTTGGTGTGAATGCCAAGGTAAGAAGTAATATTGGCATATCTCAGATTGAAGATGAGTAATTGTTGCACTTACCACAAGATTTCCAATGACCATGACCATCATGAAGACAACTAAACACATCCCAGCTCCAGCCACCTCCATGCAGTCCCACATAGTCTCAATCCACTCCCCACACAGGATGCGGAAGACGATGAGGAACGAGTGGAAGAAGTCGTTCATGTGCCAGCGTGGCAGCTCGCACTCCGTGGATATCTTGCACACGCAGTCCTTATAGCTCTTGCCAAAGAGTTGCATACCCACCACGGCAAAGATAAAGACGATGATGGCCAGCACTAACGTCAGGTTTCCTAAAGCTCCCACTGAGTTGCCAATGATCTTGATCAACATGTTGAGCGTTGGCCAGGACTTTGCTAGTTTGAAGACTCTAAGCTATCtccaaaacaagacagaaagaaacaaagacatttaataCTGAGTTAGAAAGTAATCTCAGtatcaatcatcaatcattgTTTCTCACCAGACGGAAAGACCTGAGGACTGAAAGGCCCTGGACATTTGCCAGCCCCAACTCCACCAGGCTGAGAGTGACAATAATGCTGTCAAAAATGTTCCAGCCAACCTGAAAGTAGTAGTAGGGGTCCATGGCAATAAGCTTGAAGaacatttctgctgtgaagATCCCAGTGAAAACCTGTGAAGGATGGAAGGGTAGATGCATTTCTGTTAACGGGCACTCGTAAAAAGAGATCAGAAGGGAATATTTCTGCATTTACATTAGAATGTACTGTTATACATATTTACCAAATTCCCAACTGAGAGCATGTTGTCAAACTCTGGGGTCATGGGGTAGTGCTCCATGGCCATGAAGAGCGTGTTGAGCACGATGCAGATGGTGATGCCCAAATCCACAAAAGGGTCCATGACCACAAACAGCACCCACTTTTTAAACATCACCCACTGCGGGCAGAAATCCCACTTTAGGAACATGTCGGCAAACTTGTACCAGGCAGGTGGGCACGGCCTCTGAGCCTCCTCCAACTCTAGACAAAAAGACAGGCAAAATATGTTGGTAGTCTACTGTCGTTTAATCAAAGCATATCCATTGCATTTAATTGATATGCTAACAGAAAGCAATGATGAGTGTCTCTCCTGTGCCAAGTTAAAGTTGAGCTGAAATATCTAAAGCTTAACACCTTGAGGTCTTGACACGTGATGttgacaggattttttttttaacacacgtTTGATTAGATTGATTATAATGAGTTCAAGACAATGCTACTGTATTGGTCTTGGATAGATTTGTGTATAATGTTAACAACCGCTTGATAATCTTAGCAATCACATTTCGAATTAGAGCATTTCCTGTGACAAACTGCAACTAAGccttgtgtattttttaattccCTGAAGGAACTTTACACTTCTGGATGGGTACTGCCCGCTGTATAAAAGTTACCAGGGAAAGTTTCACTAGTTCTGTGTCATCCACTTTGTAAAGGCATTAATCCAGCATCAAGTGGTTGTATATGAATATTGCCATACCTTCCATAGCAGCTGCTGTAAGCACAGTCAGAGCACTTGCAGTTCTCTGTGTCAGGCCTGGTTGATCCAGATAAAGCATGCTGTGCACAGAGCCCAATGACTTCTCTCTTAGTTCATACTCTGCAGCAGACtgtgaaatatgaaatacatGTTTTAGTTGCAAACTCATGATATCACCCAAAGGGtttaacaacaacatgttttcatattaTATTCGAAGAACTGTTGCTACCAGCATTTCAATCAGCTAACTGTCATCTTTCAGGCATGATAATCAAACTTTGACCAGAGGGCGACAAACAAACCTGGTCCATGGTTGGTGCTCTTATAAGCAGACGGGGAACAAGTCTTCCATTACAGTCCTTGACGACTTCTTCATGTTCAAGGCTTGTTTCATCATCTGCCAACTCAGATACAGTGTGATGACTAAGTGACTTTTTACTGATTAGTGTGGCTCGACTCCCAAGAACTTGAGCCTGTTGGAATGAAGTACAACGATTCTTACCATTGCCTCAGTCTTACTACAAACACTAAGAATGTTTTGGGAAGTAACAATGTTGAAAGAAAATATCCAGTTATATTGTTAACCATTGGCTTACTCCTTGCTGAAGTTACCTGTTCCTGATTCTTGAGTTGCAGCAGTAGCCTCTGgaactcttcttctttctctatgGCCTCTCGCTGAGTTGCCTCATTCTGTTCATCATAAGCCATGGCTACCACAGCCAGGATGAGATTGATGAGGTAGAAGGAGCCCAGAAAGATGATCACAACAAAGAACAGCATGTATGTCTTGCCAGCTGACCGCAGGACCTGTGTTTGGAGCAAAAAAGAAGCTACGAGAACTAAGGacaattttattttcataactTGAATTTTAAAGAGAAAACTTCCAGTTAAAGGTCATAAATGTGTctggaacaaacaaaaaagggcCAACCAGCTGGAACAGGTTCTCCCAGTAGTCTTGGGTCATCAGTCTGAAGAGGGCCAGGAAGGCCCAGCCAAAAGAGTCAAAACTGGTGTAGCCAAAGTTGGGGTTCCTCCCAGCCTTCATGCATGTGTATCCTTCTGGGCACTTTCTATCAACAAAAAGTCAGTATGCCACAATTGTTCTGCATCAAATCAAACTCAATGGAAAACTATTATGATAGAAGttaaaaagatacattttttttcttagagTCGACATTGAAAGACTCCATTTGTCCCGACAGATGAATTGGTCATGAAAGTATGTACAGTACATACCCAGCGTCAGAGCTGTTTCCACAAAGTAGAGCATCGGGGCTGCCTTCCAAGTAATAGTGATTATCTAAACCAACAAAAGCAAGAAACAGTGAGATATATATTTTAGCAAGTCACAGtaagaaatactttattgatttatatgTAAATCATACCTGAGTTTTCAATGTATTCTATGAAATTGAAGGTACTGTTGGAATACGTTGTATCATTGAAACCCATTGTGTTGTTGAAGGACGCAGTGTCATTAAATGTGTCAGTGATGTTTAAGAAGTCATCTATGGGCCATCGTATACATTTCTGACGAAGGTTTCCCATAAAAAGTTGAAGGCCAACAAGAGCAAACACGGCGAGGGCAAAGACAGTTAAAATCATGACATCCACCATTTTCTTCACTGACTGGATCAAAGCGCCCACGATGGTTTTCAAACCTGACAAAGTACAGATAGCAGAGATAGTTAGTGGCAGGTTATTGGAAGTCGTATGGCGACAGAAATTGCTGACCagtgtaaaaaaatattcaaatacgACTGGGAACGTTCACCTTACCAGGAATCACAGTAATTGTTTTAAGGGCTCGAAGTACACGAAATGTCCTGAGGGCTGACACATTTCCAAGGTCAACAAACTCAGTGACATATCTGTTGAAAGACATTTATACAACTGTCAAAGACAATAACTATTTAGGACTCAACATATTATCACTTCATATTTTCTATTGTAATCAGCATCAGTGGAAAAGTCTTTCAAATGCACAGAACATTTTACAGATCTGAATATTAGCCTTCATAGTAGCTCATAGTGTTTCAACTCTGAACTGTTGCATACGTAAGCAATgggattattaaaaaaaagttaaatgtaaaaGATGTACATCAGAACCATGTTTCCAATTCTATCAACAACATCAGTTAGATGGTAGTGCAGTCAGATACTTACGCCATGCTGATCACCATGAAATCCAGCCAATTCCATGGATCTCGAAGGAATGTAAAAGATCCAACACAAAATCCTCTTGACAACACTTTGACTGTTGCTTCAACGGTATAGATACCAGTGAAAACATACCTAGAAACAAGATGTCCATCCCAAGTTAGtatatgttttaaataagaCACAAACGACTGAAGTGAACACCACAATAATGAAGTACTCACTCAACAGTTTTACTCCATGCTGGTGGATTGCTCATCGTCATGAATACACAATTCGCTAGAATCGTTATCATGATGAACATGctaaataatttaaatcagGGTTAAGGAAACAAACTTGGACATTGAAGGTATTAGTAGACATCTTAGCTGTTCACTTCATTCAACATGTCATGACACAGTAGTTCAAAGGATATGAATGTATGAGAATTTTAATGGCTCCTCTTCTAACCAAACTAAAGGGGCTCAGAATGTAGCAAGCG carries:
- the scn4aa gene encoding sodium channel protein type 4 subunit alpha A; amino-acid sequence: MASLLPPPGIAVFRRFTQESLAEIERLKEERKKATEVEGHEGEESLAPHPDLEAGKSLPLIYGDPPPEMLNTPLEDLDSFYKAQSTFIVISKGNTIFRFNAEPACYILSPFSLVRRGAIKILIHSLFSMFIMITILANCVFMTMSNPPAWSKTVEYVFTGIYTVEATVKVLSRGFCVGSFTFLRDPWNWLDFMVISMAYVTEFVDLGNVSALRTFRVLRALKTITVIPGLKTIVGALIQSVKKMVDVMILTVFALAVFALVGLQLFMGNLRQKCIRWPIDDFLNITDTFNDTASFNNTMGFNDTTYSNSTFNFIEYIENSDNHYYLEGSPDALLCGNSSDAGKCPEGYTCMKAGRNPNFGYTSFDSFGWAFLALFRLMTQDYWENLFQLVLRSAGKTYMLFFVVIIFLGSFYLINLILAVVAMAYDEQNEATQREAIEKEEEFQRLLLQLKNQEQAQVLGSRATLISKKSLSHHTVSELADDETSLEHEEVVKDCNGRLVPRLLIRAPTMDQSAAEYELREKSLGSVHSMLYLDQPGLTQRTASALTVLTAAAMEELEEAQRPCPPAWYKFADMFLKWDFCPQWVMFKKWVLFVVMDPFVDLGITICIVLNTLFMAMEHYPMTPEFDNMLSVGNLVFTGIFTAEMFFKLIAMDPYYYFQVGWNIFDSIIVTLSLVELGLANVQGLSVLRSFRLLRVFKLAKSWPTLNMLIKIIGNSVGALGNLTLVLAIIVFIFAVVGMQLFGKSYKDCVCKISTECELPRWHMNDFFHSFLIVFRILCGEWIETMWDCMEVAGAGMCLVVFMMVMVIGNLVVLNLFLALLLSSFSGDNLSTGDDDGEMNNLQIALGRITRGIDWFKAFIIRTILQTLGREPKVTDEPGEGLANDEEPKTEQIEMNHLDTGQNFKMADGICNSLVEGRPSGVIVDRELNLNVPIALGESDFENLGDDDEDEDEDEDDADNANDSVKSSDKFSQHDRNIEDKNSMLGDVKLKGALNDGDSSVCSTVDYQPPEPEPEEVEEEEPDPVEPEACFTDDCVRRWPCLTVDITQGRGKKWWNLRRTCFTIVEHDWFETFIIFMILLSSGALAFEDIHIERRRTIKIILEFADKVFTYIFIIEMLLKWVAYGFKTYFTNAWCWLDFFIVDISLISLFANWMGYSDLGPIKSLRTLRALRPLRALSRFEGMRVVVNALVGAIPSIFNVLLVCLIFWLIFSIMGVNLFAGKFYRCINTTTEELFPMDVVNNMSDCLALKETTQEARWVNVKVNYDNVGKGYLSLLQVATFKGWMDIMYAAVDSREVKEQPSYEINLYMYIYFVIFIIFGSFFTLNLFIGVIIDNFNQQKKKFGDKDLFMTEEQKKYYDAMKKLGSKKPQKPIPRPTNLIQGMVFDFISQQFFDIFIMVLICLNMVTMMVETDNQSAEKEDFLFKVNVSFIVVFTGECVLKLFALRQYFFTNGWNVFDFVVVILSIAGTMLSDIIEKYFVSPTLFRVIRLARIGRILRLIKGAKGIRTLLFALMMSLPALFNIGLLLFLIMFIFSIFGMSNFAYVKKESGIDDIFNFETFGGSIICLFEITTSAGWDGLLLPMLNKEPPDCDPDFENPGTDVRGNCGNPGMSMIFFCGYIIVSFLVVVNMYIAIILENFNVAQEESGDALCEDDFEMFNETWEKFDIDGTMFIEYSQLSDFCDTLQEPLRVAKPNLFRLIEMDLPLVIGDRIHCLDVLLAVTQMVLGDTVEMAAMRESIEAKFVLNNPTSDSFAPITTTVRHKEEQNAAVVIQRVYRNHLLKRCLRHAAFMNRCKRKGRSNEGEEPPEKVGMLARRMGVLYGSNVDLAEEMDQVALETLANQQPTDQETTHYTDDGSASDPLEPNIIVVPVEITNEVLLHSAPNQHLFALHANLRESIV